One window of Myxocyprinus asiaticus isolate MX2 ecotype Aquarium Trade chromosome 4, UBuf_Myxa_2, whole genome shotgun sequence genomic DNA carries:
- the aldh3b2 gene encoding aldehyde dehydrogenase family 3 member B1, protein MSSPQNPSPTRWFKALRRPRTGDVCLKSGATACSEVLKRARAAFQAGRTVHDSFRLSQLEALVRMLMEHECDFVDTLCRDVQKPRFETVMSELMIVKNEALHAISNLKKWMEPQRIERNWATAFDECLVVNEPLGVVLIIGNWTSPLQLSLVPLVGAIAAGNCVIINPSEICTHTAELLHRLIPAYLDNECFHSVVGATHEIPEMVDLKFDHIFFSGSKEDGIKVAQAAARTLARVTLVLSGKNPCYVDKQCDINTTARRITWARFHNAGQSAVAPDYILCHAEAIENLLQALRCALQQFYGADPRESRSFGRIVNEDSFNKAKDQLWRSGKVMMGGQVNEMERYIAPTVLLEVLESDPIMQQDVFGPILPILTVQDADEAIAFINSREKPLCVYAYSSNNKLISKIMNETSSGSFCSNDSVLQSLMVGMPFGGVGASGMGSYHGHYSFDAFSHKKSCLLRTTRIECMTYLRYPPYEDRNLSLVTLASSLNLKSQGWCTIL, encoded by the exons ATGAGCTCCCCACAAAACCCTTCTCCAACCAGGTGGTTCAAAGCCCTTCGGAG GCCAAGAACAGGGGATGTGTGTCTGAAGAGCGGAGCAACAGCATGCTCAGAAGTCCTGAAGAGAGCCAGAGCTGCCTTCCAGGCTGGCCGGACAGTCCATGACAGCTTCAGACTGTCCCAGTTGGAGGCTTTAGTCCGTATGCTCATGGAACATGAGTGTGACTTTGTGGACACTCTCTGCAGGGATGTGCAGAAG CCTCGCTTTGAAACAGTGATGTCAGAGTTGATGATAGTGAAAAATGAGGCTCTGCATGCCATCAGCAACTTGAAGAAATGGATGGAGCCCCAACGCATAGAGCGCAACTGG GCTACAGCGTTTGATGAATGCTTGGTGGTTAATGAGCCGCTGGGTGTGGTGTTGATCATTGGAAACTGGACCAGCCCTCTTCAACTGAGCCTCGTACCTCTAGTAGGTGCCATTGCGGCTG GTAACTGTGTGATTATCAACCCATCAGAAATCTGTACTCATACAGCTGAGCTTCTGCACAGACTTATACCAGCTTACCTAGACAAT GAGTGCTTCCACTCTGTTGTAGGAGCAACACATGAAATTCCAGAAATGGTGGACCTCAAATTTGACCATATTTTCTTCTCTG GCAGTAAAGAGGATGGGATTAAGGTAGCTCAGGCTGCAGCTCGCACTCTGGCACGTGTGACTCTAGTACTGAGTGGTAAGAACCCTTGCTACGTGGACAAGCAGTGTGACATCAACACCACAGCTCGTCGCATCACATGGGCACGATTCCATAATGCTGGCCAAAGTGCCGTAGCACCAGACTACATCCTGTGCCATGCAGAAGCCATAGAAAACCTCCTGCAGGCCCTCCGCTGTGCTCTCCAGCAGTTCTATGGCGCTGACCCGCGGGAGTCCAGGAGCTTTGGCAGGATTGTAAATGAGGACAGCTTCAACAAGGCCAAAGACCAGCTGTGGCGATCGGGAAAGGTGATGATGGGAGGTCAGGTGAATGAGATGGAAAGATATATTG CACCAACTGTCCTGTTGGAGGTGTTGGAGTCTGATCCAATCATGCAGCAGGATGTTTTTGGCCCAATCCTTCCCATACTGACGGTCCAGGATGCAGATGAGGCTATAGCCTTCATCAACTCCAGAGAGAAACCACTATGTGTGTATGCTTACTCTAGCAACAACAAG TTGATTTCTAAGATAATGAATGAAACATCCAGCGGAAGTTTTTGCTCGAATGATAGCGTCTTGCAGAGTCTTATGGTGGGGATGCCATTTGGAGGAGTTG GTGCCAGTGGAATGGGCTCCTATCACGGTCACTACAGTTTTGATGCATTCTCTCATAAGAAGTCCTGCCTACTGcgtaccacccggattgagtgcATGACATACTTGCGCTACCCACCTTATGAGGACCGCAACCTATCCCTGGTCACCCTGGCCAGCTCTCTGAATCTGAAAAGCCAGGGCTGGTGCACTATACTGTAA
- the mvk gene encoding mevalonate kinase: MHTRECFVSAPGKAILHGEHAVVHGQVALAVSLNLRTYLRLQSTSSCKVCINLPNIDTFLSWEITALQRLLVGCKELGDLKELDANLLNRLREFTGISDGSTDTRSMAVLAFLYIYLSVFAEAESLASITVSVWSELPTGAGLGSSAAYNVCLSAALLSARETISSPLTHQQESARWSKEEMELINRWALMGEKVIHGNPSGVDNAVGTWGGILRYHAGNITPLSRVPVLRILLTNTKVPRSTKVLVLGVKDKINKFPSVMKPVLESVSAVSCTCEHTLTEMATHGPSAEHYNVLEELIDINQHHLNVMGVGHSSLDTLCRVTLARGLHSKLTGAGGGGCGITLLRPEIDASVIQSAIEELKGYGFECWETSIGAPGVQLHSPTAVKQGILKILNSY; this comes from the exons ATGCACACAAGGGAATGCTTCGTTTCAGCACCAGGGAAAGCAATTCTGCACGGTGAACATGCTGTGGTGCATGGGCAG GTTGCTTTGGCTGTGAGTTTGAACCTGCGCACATACCTGCGTCTGCAGTCAACATCATCTTGTAAGGTCTGCATCAATCTCCCCAATATTGACACATTTCTCTCCTGGGAAATAACTGCACTACAGCGTCTTTTGGTGGGTTGTAAAG AGCTGGGAGATCTGAAGGAGCTTGATGCAAATCTTTTGAACAGACTTCGTGAATTCACTGGCATTTCAGATGGTTCCACCGACACAAGAAGCATGGCTGTTTTGGCTTTCCTCTACATATACCTGTCTGTTTTTGCAGAGGCAGA GTCTCTGGCCAGTATCACAGTGTCTGTGTGGTCAGAATTGCCCACAGGAGCTGGTTTAGGCTCCAGTGCCGCCTATAATGTTTGCTTGTCTGCCGCTCTGCTGTCTGCCAGAGAGACCATATCCTCTCCTCTCACACATCAGCAGGAGTCAGCCAG GTGGAGTAAAGAGGAGATGGAGCTGATTAACAGGTGGGCGCTTATGGGTGAGAAGGTCATCCACGGTAACCCTTCAGGGGTGGATAATGCTGTGGGCACATGGG GTGGCATTTTAAGGTACCATGCAGGAAATATAACTCCACTGAGCAG GGTCCCTGTTCTGAGAATCCTTCTCACTAACACCAAAGTACCACGCAGCACCAAGGTGCTTGTTTTGGGAGTGAAGGACAAAATTAATAAG TTTCCCTCTGTaatgaagccagtgctggagtcAGTCAGTGCTGTGTCTTGCACCTGtgaacacactctcacagagatGGCAACACACGGGCCTTCAGCTGAGCACTACAACGTTCTGGAG GAGCTGATTGACATAAACCAGCACCATCTGAACGTGATGGGGGTGGGTCACTCATCTCTGGATACACTGTGCAGAGTCACTCTGGCCAGGGGTCTCCATAGCAAACTGACCGGAGCAGGAGGTGGCGGCTGTGGAATCACTCTCCTGCGACCAG AGATAGATGCTTCAGTGATCCAGAGTGCTATTGAGGAGCTGAAGGGCTATGGCTTTGAATGCTGGGAGACCAGCATCGGAGCTCCAGGCGTACAACTGCACTCTCCTACTGCAGTCAAACAGGGTATACTGAAGATCCTAAACAGCTACTAA
- the mmab gene encoding corrinoid adenosyltransferase yields MAFLVSRTTRLHRVFRLGSCVRIQQMQTVCANERRNASTSEEDRRIPKIYTKTGDKGFSSTFTGERRPKEDLIFDALGTTDELSSAIGLAREFCINKGHTFIDQLEKIQCVLQDVGSNIATPLSSARDSQIKKTKFSSQPVIELERWIDSFTEQLPPLTNFILPSGGKSSAALHVARAVCRRAERCVAPIVRSGEADPEVAKYLNRLSDYLFTLARYAVMKEGNAETVYKRPE; encoded by the exons ATGGCATTTCTTGTGTCCAGGACCACGCGTCTTCATCGTGTCTTTCGTTTAGGGTCATGCGTGAGAATACAGCAGATGCAGACTGTGTGTGCAAATGAAAGAAG GAATGCCAGCACATCTGAAGAAGACAGAAGAATACCCAAGATATACACAAAGACTGGAGATAAAG GTTTTTCCAGTACTTTCACAGGTGAGAGGAGACCAAAGGAGGATCTTATATTTGATGCTTTGGGAACAACAGATGAATTATCATCTGCAATCGG GTTAGCAAGAGAATTTTGCATCAACAAAGGTCATACGTTCATAGATCAGCTGGAGAAG ATCCAGTGTGTACTACAAGAtgtgggatcaaatattgccacTCCCCTGTCATCTGCAAGAGACAGTCAGATAA AGAAGACAAAGTTCAGCTCCCAACCTGTGATTGAACTGGAGAGGTGGATTGATTCCTTCACAGAGCAGCTGCCTCCACTTACAAACTTCATACTACCT TCAGGAGGAAAAAGCAGTGCAGCTTTACATGTGGCCAGAGCAGTGTGTCGTCGGGCAGAACGCTG TGTCGCCCCTATTGTCCGATCAGGTGAAGCAGACCCTGAAGTTGCCAAATATCTGAACAG GTTGAGTGACTACCTGTTCACATTGGCCAGATATGCCGTAATGAAAGAAGGCAATGCAGAAACAGTCTACAAAAGACCTGAATAG